The following proteins come from a genomic window of Daphnia magna isolate NIES unplaced genomic scaffold, ASM2063170v1.1 Dm_contigs066, whole genome shotgun sequence:
- the LOC116934201 gene encoding LOW QUALITY PROTEIN: uncharacterized protein LOC116934201 (The sequence of the model RefSeq protein was modified relative to this genomic sequence to represent the inferred CDS: inserted 2 bases in 1 codon; substituted 1 base at 1 genomic stop codon): MTYGTLSLLRPIQSFGRMVSYSSSSGMGGTRLTGYLYSTKLNTTLVRSKIPLHPKDDPVKCLVVSPFASDKSAAAKAKMANTKQDYIIEPDKIEKTLGFWXHVGNKPMAGIECDNEILVNLPRGEVSAEMYVIDEEPLPKKAKKSNAEDPTPVSLDQFNTVSDEFCDGSSLLRSREEDENVVPLSSTITVGATQTTDVNIHEMASNLLQSSSGASLSLRTAVASDGTVQASADEANTFVVRPSTVFASESDEDYLEKHYPDLFPFGRGGFGEKRKYRISRKAYLSYLLNLSTCQFQHVDFLLPLYDMTTRQEVASKAFIRSKLPSRENSSEGAVSKGELFGRISTRALKKVGEFQKACAEAAARGVRLPLAPSDVDGVSLEFFNSINISNQPMQHSQAAAMRNRQDVYAAHNILGPAQIWFTVSPDDTKTLKIVYYALGPEKSLAHERITPSEEFRFNLLADCPVAAAHHFENILDDIVEHIVGWCKKMGQPKKLGGLFGICKAYLRVIEEQSRLTLHAHFLIWIYGHVNLKEQLQEAINKDFFNAERIELIPEENCEATVRPSSIGELLTTENESEESHLKSILEKLERNLDSYSVGELQLPAPEMQMLTACNNPDCIGQRELIDQEMLTIMRSRPTKDEGELEALQCSVCNIKSTCSDRIQMAFEHGYMRCHKKSKPNKQQILDLMWVGLRSKPQIEDTHQLDCWILDVAIIHDLVNIHDWRHRASCFKIRQEQCRYHCPHGESTTHATPEYNEKIPDKANESSPKEIIKINLQIQRRAIFMFLTDCNLAVLAVLKCNNCTRYVLNQLISMYYGCYTTKHTKENEKALVELFRALNAYEDKLNAAKARSNPEEMNGSNSSATTERSDWSIGYSRLLVATRASTNGETIGAPLAAFLARGNHLFEMSHDTAPLLLQQALAFLNGSHLNASINKNGIIMAAVFDYVYRTTDGPSFSLMNMWVFVATQEQCLFSKSTKQRKDDDNMSDEDGRVLPDDDNNKNGTSSHRTQHRFQPSHPLYATHGHRERYRHRWPKYSAKRLPDILDLDNEKDSMIETRDAKRELYAQGVLIMFVSYRTLSDLQKEGDSWWASYLKGKEEIERNSTTMAILHNIQNFYESFCRSGNDAENEAHFHRPSENVAGKPDDLDNDAVDLLDVQEQLNQPATSTNQFQDTLRDPSVAKLVSLSQNPLQLAPTVTRQSVNPLNAAKAVGDLRQSTIRKKFQLPNRAKIGDIVNNDENNDIILDQPKGTRIDLLQNLDRALQVAKHTRTLNDVKEPEISDANFPTLTEHXKHWTLNSKHHKAFILAGAALLQHVANAINSREQTAITKRISSDIKMKLKKILPKDGQLIMYLGGSGGTGKSRVNAFVDFSRRWHSTTSVVVTASSGVAAVLIGGCTIHGALGIQPLMTPKPPSSEMITAWSEVGVMLIDEFSMVKADLYDLLDSRLRLLKANNQLPFGGLHMIYFGDFYQLPPVGSSIYKPAARYQNERNDHAMAAM, from the exons ATGACATACGGCACTTTAAGTTTGCTGAGACCAATCCAATCGTTTGGGAGAATGGTGTCGTATTCGTCTTCGAGTGGAATGGGTGGTACACGGCTCACCGGTTACCTCTATTCAACAAAACTGAACACAACACTCGTGAGGTCGAAAATTCCTCTGCATCCGAAAGACGACCCCGTTAAATGTCTAGTTGTAAGCCCATTTGCTTCGGACAAGTCGGCTGCAGCCAAAGCAAAAATGGCCAACACAAAACAAGACTATATAATTGAACCGGACAAGATCGAGAAGACGTTGGGATTTTGGTGACACGTCGGAAACAAACCGATGGCCGGTATTGAATGCGACAACGAAATTTTAGTCAATTTACCACGCGGAGAAGTTTCAGCCGAAATGTATGTTATAGACGAAGAACCTTTGCCaaaaaaggcgaaaaaaaGTAATGCTGAAGATCCAACTCCTGTCTCCCTTGATCAATTTAATACCGTTTCTGACGAATTTTGCGACGGATCGTCTTTACTTCGATCACGAGAAGAGGATGAAAACGTTGTTCCGCTTTCTTCCACCATCACTGTCGGTGCCACTCAAACTACCGATGTAAATATTCATGAAATGGCTTCCAACTTACTGCAGTCTAGTTCAGGTGCTTCCCTATCTTTGCGTACTGCTGTTGCATCTGACGGAACCGTTCAAGCAAGTGCTGACGAAGCGAACACGTTTGTCGTCCGACCGTCTACAGTGTTCGCTTCTGAGTCAGATGAAGATTATTTAGAAAAACATTACCCGGACCTTTTCCCGTTCGGCCGTGGTGGTTTCggagaaaaacgaaaatatcGCATATCCCGCAAAGCCTATTTGTCGTACCTGTTAAATCTAAGCACTTGCCAATTCCAGCATGTCGACTTTTTGTTGCCGCTATACGACATGACAACTCGTCAAGAAGTGGCCAGCAAAGCGTTCATCCGATCAAAACTGCCATCGCGAGAAAATTCGTCGGAGGGTGCAGTTTCTAAAGGTGAACTATTCGGGAGAATTTCAACCCGTGCCTTGAAAAAAGTGGGAGAATTTCAAAAAGCTTGTGCTGAAGCAGCGGCTAGGGGAGTTCGTTTGCCGCTAGCTCCTTCCGACGTCGACGGCGTCAGTTTGGAATTTTTCAACAGCATCAACATTTCTAACCAGCCGATGCAGCACTCGCAAGCTGCAGCTATGCGAAACCGCCAAGACGTTTACGCTGCCCACAATATACTTGGACCAGCTCAAATTTGGTTCACAGTAAGTCCTGACGACACGAAAACACTCAAAATTGTCTATTACGCCCTCGGACCGGAAAAATCGCTGGCTCATGAAAGAATAACTCCATCAGAAGAATTCCGTTTCAACCTTCTAGCCGATTGCCCCGTAGCGGCTGCGCATCATTTCGAAAACATTCTCGACGACATTGTTGAGCACATCGTTGGTTGGTGTAAAAAAATGGGACAACCCAAAAAATTGGGTGGACTTTTCGGAATCTGCAAAGCCTATTTGAGGGTGATCGAGGAGCAATCACGATTGACTCTTCACGCGCATTTTCTTATTTGGATATACGGCCACGTTAATCTTAAAGAACAGCTGCAAGAAGCTATCAACAAGGATTTCTTCAACGCTGAACGAATTGAGCTTATTCCCGAAGAAAACTGTGAGGCTACTGTACGTCCATCATCAATTGGTGAATTGCTGACTACTGAAAATGAATCAGAAGAATCCCATTTGAAAAGTATTCTCGAAAAACTCGAAAGAAACCTTGATAGCTACTCTGTGGGTGAACTTCAACTGCCCGCTCCGGAAATGCAAATGCTCACAGCATGTAATAATCCTGATTGTATCGGTCAAAGGGAGCTCATTGATCAAGAAATGTTGACAATAATGCGATCGCGTCCGACCAAAGATGAAGGTGAGCTGGAAGCTCTACAGTGTTCCGTTTGCAACATCAAATCGACGTGCAGTGATCGCATTCAAATGGCCTTTGAACACGGTTACATGCGTTGCCATAAAAAAtccaaaccaaacaaacaacaaattttgGACCTAATGTGGGTAGGTTTACGATCTAAACCACAGATTGAAGACACGCATCAACTAGATTGTTGGATTTTGGATGTTGCCATCATTCATGATTTAGTCAACATTCATGACTGGCGCCACCGCGCTAGTTGTTTCAAAATTCGGCAAGAGCAATGTCGTTACCACTGTCCCCACGGTGAATCGACGACTCATGCCACACCCGAATACAACGAAAAAATACCAGACAAGGCCAACGAATCATCACCAAAGGagataatcaaaattaatctTCAAATCCAAAGACGAGCAAtattcatgtttctgaccgaTTGCAACTTGGCCGTCCTCGCCGTTCTCAAATGCAACAATTGCACCCGATACGTCCTCAATCAACTCATAAGTATGTATTACGGTTGTTACACAACCAAacatacaaaagaaaatgagaaggctCTAGTGGAACTCTTTCGTGCGCTCAACGCGTACGAAGACAAATTGAACGCCGCAAAAGCAAGATCCAATCCAGAAGAAATGAATGGCAGTAACAGTTCCGCGACGACGGAACGATCCGATTGGTCTATAGGTTACAGCCGATTACTTGTCGCTACAAGAGCGTCAACTAACGGTGAAACGATCGGAGCCCCTTTGGCAGCTTTTCTAGCCAGAGGAAATCATCTTTTTGAAATGTCTCATGATACTGCCCCACTGCTTCTGCAGCAGGCATTAGCATTTCTCAACGGAAGTCATTTGAACGCTTCAATCAACAAGAACGGAATAATTATGGCCGCAGTTTTCGATTACGTTTATCGAACTACCGATGGTCCGTCTTTCTCACTCATGAACATGTGGGTATTCGTGGCGACTCAAGAACAATGCCTTTTTAGTAAATCAACTAAGCAGAGAAAAGATGACGATAATATGTCAGACGAAGACGGCCGTGTTCTCCCagacgacgacaacaacaaaaacggcACCAGCAGTCACCGGACTCAACATCGTTTTCAACCCTCTCACCCTCTCTATGCAACTCATGGGCATCGCGAACGATATCGTCATCGATGGCCGAAATATTCAGCCAAAAGATTGCCTGATATTCTTGATTTAGATAACGAAAAAGACAGCATGATTGAAACACGTGACGCAAAGCGAGAATTATACGCTCAGGGCGTGTTAATCATGTTCGTCTCGTATCGCACTCTTTCCGATTTACAAAAAGAAGGGGACAGTTGGTGGGCGTCTTActtaaaaggaaaagaagaaatcgaacGCAACTCAACTACCATGGCAATACTACACAACATCCAGAATTTTTATGAAAGCTTCTGTCGATCCGGAAACGACGCTGAAAATGAAGCACACTTTCACCGTCCCAGTGAAAATGTCGCCGGAAAACCGGACGATCTCGACAACGACGCCGTCGACCTCCTCGACGTGCAAGAGCAACTTAACCAACCCGCTACTAGCACCAACCAATTCCAAGACACTCTGCGAGATCCTTCCGTTGCTAAACTCGTCAGTTTGTCTCAAAACCCCCTTCAACTCGCTCCAACTGTGACACGTCAATCAGTAAATCCATTGAATGCAGCAAAAGCTGTCGGTGATCTCCGTCAATCAACCATCAGAAAGAAATTTCAACTGCCCAACAGAGCTAAAATCGGGGACATCGTTAACAACGACGAAAATAACGACATAATTCTAGACCAACCAAAAGGAACTCGAATTGATTTACTGCAAAATCTGGACCGCGCACTTCAAGTCGCCAAACACACTCGGACCCTAAACGACGTCAAAGAACCCGAGATTTCCGATGCTAATTTCCCAACGTTGACGGAACA TAAGCACTGGACCCTCAACAGCAAGCACCATAAAGCGTTTATCCTAGCCGGCGCAGCGCTACTGCAACACGTAGCCAACGCCATTAATTCAAGAGAGCAAACAGCCATCACGAAAAGAATTTCCAGTGACATCAAaatgaaactgaaaaaaatctTACCCAAAGACGGACAGCTCATCATGTATCTCGGAGGTTCGGGTGGCACTGGGAAATCGCGTGTCAACGCTTTCGTCGACTTTTCACGCCGATGGCATTCAACCACTTCCGTCGTCGTCACCGCCTCTTCCGGTGTAGCTGCTGTCCTCATCGGTGGCTGCACCATTCACGGCGCACTTGGCATCCAGCCTCTGATGACACCTAAACCACCGTCATCCGAAATGATAACCGCATGGTCAGAAGTGGGGGTGATGCTTATCGACGAATTTAGTATGGTCAAGGCGGATCTGTACGATCTCCTGGACTCCCGGTTACGACTCTTAAAGGCTAATAATCAATTACCATTCGGTGGTCTCCATATGATTTATTTTGGCGACTTCTACCAATTGCCTCCAGTAGGCAGTTCCATCTACAAACCAGCGGCAAGATACCAAAACGAGCGCAACGATCACGCCATGGCGGCGATGTGA
- the LOC116934205 gene encoding uncharacterized protein LOC116934205 — protein MKEIYKDTTRESIDDGLLKSVVIHTYGRKRHSTSHSNFIPTRLPPECDVSLNSIDYNPSYIDDGLLNSVEIRTYTCEYMPYMAGIDIQQAIQNLFQLDITLLPPECDVSMNSIDYDPNLSKQKGKTDEVKRKLHHGVTGKLYVFTCRYIPLNLTRRHTNYCLRVNNIAMNLTRLHTTYCLRVNNIAK, from the exons ATGAAGGAAATCTATAAAGATACAACGAGGGAATCTATAGATGATG GTTTACTGAAATCAGTTGTTATTCACACGTATGGTCGGAAAAGACATTCAACAAGTCATTCAAACTTTATTCCAACTAG acTACCACCAGAATGTGATGTGTCATTGAATTCTATTGATTACAATCCAAGTTATATAGATGATG GTTTACTGAATTCAGTTGAAATTCGCACGTATACGTGCGAATACATGCCATACATGGCTGGAATAGACATTCAACAAGCCATTCAAAATTTATTCCAACTAGATATAACTTT ACTACCGCCAGAATGTGATGTGTCAATGAATTCAATTGATTACGATCCAAATTTATCTaaacaaaaggggaaaaccgacgaagttaaaagaaaactacATCACGGTGTTACCGGTAAATTATATGTTTTCACGTGTAGATATATCCCATTGAATCTAACTAGACGACATACAAATTATTGTTTACGTGTCAATAATATTGCCATGAATCTGACTAGACTACATACAACTTATTGTTTACGTGTCAATAACATTGCCAAATGA